The Clostridiales bacterium FE2011 sequence AACATGTCCCATATACTGGACGCGGTTTCCCGGGCCTCCCGGGAAGGCGTTGAGCTGCTTGTTTTCCCGGAGTGCGCTGTGACCGGCTATCCGCCCCTGGCACTTCCCTCTCCTGAGGAGATCGATGAAGAGCGGAAAAACGAGGCTCATACACAGCTTCAGAAAGCCGCCATACAGAACCGGATGCATCTCATCGCCGGTACAATCATCCGCCGGGGATCCTCCTTTTATAACGCGGCCCTGTGCTTTGCACCCGACGGCACCGTCACGGAATATGACAAACGCGCCCTCTGGGGCTGGGATCAGGAGAACTTTACCCCGGGAACCCGGGACGGTATCCTGCAGGCCGGAACGCTGAAGATCGGGATCCGGATCTGCTTTGAGGTACGTTTTCCGGAATATTTCCGGGAGCTGTACCGGGCAAAGACCGACCTGAACGTGATCCTGTTTTCTGATACTGCCGCCCAGGCGGATCCGGACCGGTATGACCTGATCCGGGCGCACATCCGGACCCGGGCGGTGGAAAATGTCTGTCCGGTTCTTGCCGTCAACAATGCAGCGTCTTTCCAGACAGCCCCTACCATGTTGTTTGATGCGTCCGGCAAAGCCCTGTGTGAACTGGAACCCGAAAAGGAAGGGCTGCTGATATACGATTTTGAAAAGAAAGAGCCCAGCTTTGGCGAGCTCGGCCGGAAAACCATATCTGACACTCTTTTATAAGAAAAAAGGAGACGATCCGTCTCCTTTTTTACAACAGCTTTTTGGCAATCTCCAGTGCCAGGTAAAAATGCTTCAGCGTATGATTGGCTTCCCGCAGGCCCTCCGCTGTATATTCTTCAGCGTCCAGCACGTCGCCGGTAATCAGGTAATTGTACAGCGAGAATCCGTGGAAACTGCATACAGCCTGTACCCCTGCCAGTTCCATATCCACCGCCAGACAGCCTTCCTGCTGCCGCAGGGCTGTCTGGTTTTTCGTCTCTCTGTACAGGGCGTCCGTCGTCCAGACACGTCCCTGCACATAAGGCTGCTTCAGTTCCTCAAACACCTGTGAAACCAGTACCGCGCCGGGGATACGGATATAATCCGAAGGCGCCGCGTAATGATAGGACATTCCCTCGTCCCGGTATGCCTCGGAAGGAACCACATACTTTCCTGCGGTCGCGTCCTTGTTCAGGTTTCCTGCGGAACCGAACATCACAAACTTCGTGGCGCCGGTCATGTGATGGCACTCGATCATATCTGTTCCGGCTCCTGCCGCGCCTACGTGGGTCAGGTAAAACCCGATCCGCCGGTCATTGACCGTCAGCAGATAGATCGGGGTAATCCCGTTGCAGGCATGAATTGCCGCCACCTGTTCGTGCGGAAAGGTCTCCAGCACATGGGAAAAGATCACATGGGAAAAGGTAATGATGCAGACGTCGCACAGATGCTGCGCCTCACCGTAAAAATCACCGGGAGAAATGATTGCCGGGCTGTCCGGATCAAAGGAATGAATAATCATCTTTCCGCTCCTCGTCCTCTGGTCTTCTTTCCGGATAATATACCACAGCGTGCCTGTTTCAGGAAGCCGAATTTACCGGTTTTCTTTTCCCGCAGTCTTCCTGTATCGGCCAGGGATGGAACAAATCCCCCTTTGGAATCGTTTATATATATGGAAACTGATTTGGCCGGTCCCCCCCTCTCCCCCGTGAATACAGCCGCAGTTTCCGATTACCCGCGCGTTTACGGAATGCGCAATGGAACCTGGATATACAGAAAGGAATGCAGCATGAAAAAGCAAACGAAATTGATCATACTGGCTGTGATTGCGGCACTGTGCCTGCTGCTGGCAGGCTGCCACAACTCAGCGGATGAAACAAATAACAACTATCAGGGTACGCCCGGGCAGTTCGCCACTGTTCCGCCGGCTCAGCCCCAGGTTATCTTCCCGGACACGACTGACGCCAGCCTGCAGCCTACGGAAACTCCCGAACCCGAACCCACGGATTATGTGGAGCCCACCTCCGGCACAGACCAGGCCTTTACCGATGACTTCAACGGCTGGATAGACCTGACTGCGGCGTCCACTCCTCAGCCTCTGGGCAGTGAAAGCACCCCTGTTCCGGATTACTTTAACACCTCCGGCCCCATCATCACCACTAACTCCACCTCAACCCCCGTACCGGCTGA is a genomic window containing:
- a CDS encoding nucleoside phosphorylase, yielding MIIHSFDPDSPAIISPGDFYGEAQHLCDVCIITFSHVIFSHVLETFPHEQVAAIHACNGITPIYLLTVNDRRIGFYLTHVGAAGAGTDMIECHHMTGATKFVMFGSAGNLNKDATAGKYVVPSEAYRDEGMSYHYAAPSDYIRIPGAVLVSQVFEELKQPYVQGRVWTTDALYRETKNQTALRQQEGCLAVDMELAGVQAVCSFHGFSLYNYLITGDVLDAEEYTAEGLREANHTLKHFYLALEIAKKLL
- a CDS encoding carbon-nitrogen hydrolase family protein; protein product: MRIGAYQFPVTGNITENMSHILDAVSRASREGVELLVFPECAVTGYPPLALPSPEEIDEERKNEAHTQLQKAAIQNRMHLIAGTIIRRGSSFYNAALCFAPDGTVTEYDKRALWGWDQENFTPGTRDGILQAGTLKIGIRICFEVRFPEYFRELYRAKTDLNVILFSDTAAQADPDRYDLIRAHIRTRAVENVCPVLAVNNAASFQTAPTMLFDASGKALCELEPEKEGLLIYDFEKKEPSFGELGRKTISDTLL